The following are encoded in a window of Sminthopsis crassicaudata isolate SCR6 chromosome 3, ASM4859323v1, whole genome shotgun sequence genomic DNA:
- the LOC141563335 gene encoding interleukin-18-like isoform X1 encodes MAMISWFCSLLSASAHLCLTVIAFGVFLAKILKSLPLGVKMATPTDYPDHDTEVTFEEDPTEVTLEEDPSSLNMTPENKPIYRKIKKPLCVILRNMNDQVLLIKNNRAAFEEMTDSEICVNAYQTHFTMQRYKDPAKGCLLVTLSVRTEEKTYTMSCKDKILSFKEEAAPDNIVDETDFLFCIEAIIGYKNRKYFRSLLYPQHYLACEYKTIKDFLILKYFEIDESNERPTPFRIHYCEKFCPQNKRDLRD; translated from the exons ttgtgtctgactgtgattgcatttggagttttcttggcaaagatactaaagag CCTTCCACTAGGTGTAAAGATGGCAACTCCAACTGACTACCCAGACCATGACACAGAAGTGACTTTTGAAGAAGATCCCACAGAAGTGACTCTTGAAGAAGACCCTAGTTCTCTCAACATGACGCCAGAAA ataaaccAATATACAGAAAGATCAAAAAGCCCCTTTGTGTCATCTTACGGAATATGAATGATCAAGTTCTCCTGATAAAAAATAATAGAGCTGCATTTGAGGAGATGACTGACTCTGAAATTTGCG TCAATGCATACCAGACTCATTTTACGATGCAGCGTTATAAGGACCCTGCCAAAGGATGTTTGTTAGTAACCCTCTCTGTGAGGACTGAAGAAAAAACTTATACTATGTCCTGCAAAgacaaaattctttcttttaag gaAGAAGCTGCTCCAGATAACATTGTTGATGAAACAGATTTCTTATTCTGTATAGAGGCTATCATTGGCTATAAGAACAGAAAGTATTTTAGGTCTTTATTATACCCACAACACTATCTAGCATGTGAATACAAAACTATTAAGGATTTCCTAATTTTGAAGTATTTTGAAATAGATGAAAGCAATGAAAGACCTACACCGTTCAGAATCCATTACTGTGAGAAATTTTGTCCACAGAATAAAAGAGATTTAAGAGATTAA
- the LOC141563335 gene encoding interleukin-18-like isoform X2 encodes MATPTDYPDHDTEVTFEEDPTEVTLEEDPSSLNMTPENKPIYRKIKKPLCVILRNMNDQVLLIKNNRAAFEEMTDSEICVNAYQTHFTMQRYKDPAKGCLLVTLSVRTEEKTYTMSCKDKILSFKEEAAPDNIVDETDFLFCIEAIIGYKNRKYFRSLLYPQHYLACEYKTIKDFLILKYFEIDESNERPTPFRIHYCEKFCPQNKRDLRD; translated from the exons ATGGCAACTCCAACTGACTACCCAGACCATGACACAGAAGTGACTTTTGAAGAAGATCCCACAGAAGTGACTCTTGAAGAAGACCCTAGTTCTCTCAACATGACGCCAGAAA ataaaccAATATACAGAAAGATCAAAAAGCCCCTTTGTGTCATCTTACGGAATATGAATGATCAAGTTCTCCTGATAAAAAATAATAGAGCTGCATTTGAGGAGATGACTGACTCTGAAATTTGCG TCAATGCATACCAGACTCATTTTACGATGCAGCGTTATAAGGACCCTGCCAAAGGATGTTTGTTAGTAACCCTCTCTGTGAGGACTGAAGAAAAAACTTATACTATGTCCTGCAAAgacaaaattctttcttttaag gaAGAAGCTGCTCCAGATAACATTGTTGATGAAACAGATTTCTTATTCTGTATAGAGGCTATCATTGGCTATAAGAACAGAAAGTATTTTAGGTCTTTATTATACCCACAACACTATCTAGCATGTGAATACAAAACTATTAAGGATTTCCTAATTTTGAAGTATTTTGAAATAGATGAAAGCAATGAAAGACCTACACCGTTCAGAATCCATTACTGTGAGAAATTTTGTCCACAGAATAAAAGAGATTTAAGAGATTAA